A window of Flammeovirga kamogawensis genomic DNA:
TCTACAGGCCCTATTTGAGACTGTCCCGCATTATTAATAAGAACATCAATTGGAGTATCTTTTATTTCATTCCAGCAAGCGTCAATACTTTCAGAACTAGAAACATCTAAGGCTACATATTTAACACCTTCTAATTTATCTTTTGTCGAATCAGGGTTCCTAGAAGTACCAATTACATTATAACCTTTTTTTACAGCTGCTGCTGCAATTGATTTACCAATTCCTGACGATGCTCCTGTAATAAATATTGTCTGCTTTTTTGCCATCTTTTTTCTATTTTTATACTGATGCAAAGGTAGAAATAAGATTCTTTAATCAATAATTCTATTTATTGATTTAAAATATCACTTTACTAAAACTGTTTTTACCAAAATAGAGTTAACTACTCTGTGAAGATGCTTTCTTAACCTATATCAATTTTTTGATAAATTTTATTTTAGCAGCTTTGCATCAACAAAAAAATATAAACATAAGAAAACCTTATCAATGAAAAATTTTGAGCTTTGGAACCCTACTCGCCTAGTATTTGGTGAAAACAGAATTGAAGAAATAAACAAGTACATTCCTGCAGATGCTAAAAACATTATGGTGTTATTTGGTGGTGGAAGTGTAAAGAAAAATGGTATTTATGATTTAGTACATACAGCTTTAAAAGACCGTAATGTTGTTGATTTTGGAGGAATTGAAGCTAACCCTCGTTATGAAACAATAATGAAAGCTAGAGAACTTGCCATCAAAGAAAATGTAGACTTCCTTTTAGCTGTTGGTGGTGGTTCTGTAATTGATGCAACAAAATTATTATGTGTTGCTATTCCATTTACAGAAAGTGAGCCTTGGGATATTATTAAAAAAGGATTAGGGAAAAAAGTAACTGAAGCTGTTCCATTTGGGACAATCTTAACTTTACCTGCAACGGGTTCTGAAATGAACTCAGGTTCTGTAGTTACTAGAGAAGAAACAAAAGAGAAATTAGCTTTTGGAGGCCCTCTATGTTTTCCTAAATTCTCTATTTTAGATCCTAGGGTTGTTGCTTCATTACCTCAAAGACAGATTGTAAATGGTATTACAGATGCTTTTACACACGTTTTAGAACAATATATTACTTACCCTGCCGATGCTCCTTTACAAGACCGTATTGCAGAGGGAGTACTACAAACATTAGTAGAAATTGGACCTAAAGTTATTGCCAACCCTGGCGATAGTACTGTTGCTGGTAACTTTATGTGGTGTTGCACAATGGCATTAAACGGTTTAATTCAGCAAGGAGTACCAACTGATTGGGCTACTCACATGATAGGCCATGAACTTACTGCATTATATGAAATTGACCATGCTAGAACTTTAGCTATTATTGGACCTAACTTATATAGAGTGATGTTTAATAATAAAAAAGATAAATTAGCTCAATATGGCGAACGTGTTTGGGGAATTACAGAAGGTAATATTGAACATAGAGCACAAGCTACTATCGAGAGAACTGTAGAATTCTTCCATTCAATGGGTATTGACACTAAAATTTCTGATTATACAGAAGATTATGCGGAAGTTGCTAAAACTATCGTAGATCGTTTTGCTGATCGTAAATGGTTAGGATTAGGTGAACGTCAAGATATCTCTTTAGAGAAGGTACAGGAGATTGTAGAAATGAGTATTTAAGTCACTCTTATATATCATAAATAAGAAAGTCCTTGCAAAATAGATTTGCAAGGACTTTTCTTTTTAGTTCTACTCCAATCCCTTCTTCTCCGGGTTCCAAAACGGCTTAGCCTTAATTTGAGAAACC
This region includes:
- a CDS encoding iron-containing alcohol dehydrogenase codes for the protein MKNFELWNPTRLVFGENRIEEINKYIPADAKNIMVLFGGGSVKKNGIYDLVHTALKDRNVVDFGGIEANPRYETIMKARELAIKENVDFLLAVGGGSVIDATKLLCVAIPFTESEPWDIIKKGLGKKVTEAVPFGTILTLPATGSEMNSGSVVTREETKEKLAFGGPLCFPKFSILDPRVVASLPQRQIVNGITDAFTHVLEQYITYPADAPLQDRIAEGVLQTLVEIGPKVIANPGDSTVAGNFMWCCTMALNGLIQQGVPTDWATHMIGHELTALYEIDHARTLAIIGPNLYRVMFNNKKDKLAQYGERVWGITEGNIEHRAQATIERTVEFFHSMGIDTKISDYTEDYAEVAKTIVDRFADRKWLGLGERQDISLEKVQEIVEMSI